A single region of the Nicotiana sylvestris chromosome 6, ASM39365v2, whole genome shotgun sequence genome encodes:
- the LOC104242397 gene encoding protein FRIGIDA-like — protein sequence MDKPADPGAATPVSQPPFDTQLVSQQQQSESIIANLRNISDSLSAFQHCFSELQRHIDSIRTSIDSVLLPPQTTKTTHLPAPSSAPAAASESDSSEEGGGGGEEEEDEEEEEEEEKVKSPRPDLESFCETMNSDGLRKYMLTHLSDIHGLRVQVPKALKRSPKPARLVLESIGKFYIQGSKGYINDLPLIRGRMAKVLLLELLMGMGFEIDKWVKEEAEQAALAWLKRLNSEGGILQVQEIDARGLLLLIGCFGVPHRFTNANIINLLQVSNLKLISVALRNSHVLMAKFPEIIEEMVKNKRVFDAVHIVYSVGIQDKFNPEKLLTSFLRESKDSFDKMKRSQGSLDANFGVKRKYLSDLNSVIKCLDSHKIDPSKLLPGWQINMKIMSLKREIAEFDKHKQIAEQKIAQQIAELHKRKIDETEWLSNKEVKHSHFPNPWPPQHQRVVNHVNSNNTLLEGGGTAGHNYGYYISPSELHGPVASPLRENVISSGVAMGGPGAGILANADGIHAGMDVVPLGGSYAGSLGGSRVDSTPKQLESHAGQLYGSHGDATVYDRLPSHRYAYRPSSYLEGPNTIAGDTYRPGLYMESSAGLPNTIPGEGSAGLPNTIPGEGSAGLPNTIPGDSNMPPPYLEGSAGLPNTITGNAYRPAPYMESSKGLPNTIPGDSNRPPQYLEGSVGLPNTITGNTYRPLPYLEGSTGLPNTIPPPYQFADTVPATELYQSSGSRAVGFHPSSSLYWQR from the coding sequence ATGGATAAACCGGCGGATCCCGGCGCAGCGACGCCAGTGTCGCAACCACCATTCGACACCCAATTGGTGTCGCAGCAGCAACAATCGGAATCGATCATCGCCAATCTCCGCAATATCTCCGACTCcctctccgctttccaacattgCTTCAGTGAGCTACAACGACACATTGATTCGATTCGAACCTCAATCGATTCTGTGCTGCTACCCCCTCAGACAACTAAAACCACTCATTTACCCGCTCCATCATCAGCGCCAGCAGCTGCATCGGAATCTGACTCCTctgaagaaggaggaggaggaggagaagaagaagaagacgaggaagaggaagaggaggaggagaaagtGAAATCGCCTCGTCCAGACCTGGAAAGTTTTTGCGAAACGATGAATAGTGATGGTCTGCGGAAGTACATGCTAACACATCTCTCAGACATTCACGGATTGCGTGTACAAGTCCCTAAGGCACTAAAACGTTCGCCCAAACCTGCGAGGCTTGTACTGGAATCTATTGGTAAGTTTTATATTCAAGGGAGCAAGGGGTATATTAATGACTTACCTTTGATCCGGGGAAGGATGGCTAAAGTATTGCTTTTGGAGTTATTGATGGGGATGGGATTTGAGATTGATAAATGGGTGAAGGAAGAGGCAGAGCAAGCAGCTTTAGCCTGGTTGAAGAGGTTGAATTCTGAAGGAGGTATACTACAGGTTCAAGAAATTGATGCCCGTGGTTTGCTGTTGCTTATTGGTTGTTTCGGGGTTCCACATAGATTTACAAATGCGAATATCATAAATTTACTTCAGGTAAGTAACCTCAAGTTGATTTCTGTTGCCCTTAGGAATTCACATGTTCTCATGGCAAAGTTTCCGGAAATAATAGaggaaatggtgaagaacaagaGAGTCTTTGACGCTGTTCATATTGTCTATAGTGTTGGAATTCAGGACAAATTTAACCCTGAGAAACTTTTGACATCATTTTTAAGAGAGTCTAAAGATTCGTTTGACAAAATGAAACGATCACAAGGTTCACTTGATGCTAATTTTGGAGTAAAAAGGAAGTATTTATCTGATTTGAATTCAGTCATCAAATGTTTGGATTCTCACAAGATTGATCCTTCAAAGCTTCTTCCTGGGTGGCAAATCAATATGAAAATAATGAGCTTGAAGAGAGAAATTGCTGAATTCGATAAGCATAAGCAGATAGCTGAACAGAAGATAGCACAACAAATTGCTGAATTGCATAAGAGAAAAATTGATGAAACTGAGTGGTTGAGCAACAAAGAAGTGAAACACTCACATTTTCCAAATCCATGGCCGCCACAACATCAAAGAGTTGTTAATCATGTCAATAGCAACAACACCTTGTTAGAAGGTGGTGGAACTGCTGGCCacaattatggttattatatttCCCCTTCGGAATTGCATGGACCTGTTGCAAGCCCACTACGTGAAAATGTTATTAGCTCAGGTGTGGCCATGGGTGGACCTGGAGCAGGTATATTAGCAAATGCTGATGGTATTCATGCAGGCATGGATGTTGTTCCGCTAGGAGGCTCATATGCTGGAAGTCTTGGAGGGAGTCGAGTTGATAGTACACCCAAGCAGTTAGAAAGTCATGCTGGTCAGTTATATGGATCGCATGGTGATGCAACTGTGTATGACAGACTGCCCTCCCACAGATATGCTTATAGGCCATCATCCTACTTGGAAGGGCCAAACACCATAGCTGGCGATACTTATAGGCCTGGACTATACATGGAAAGCTCTGCAGGGTTGCCAAACACCATACCTGGTGAAGGCTCTGCGGGGTTGCCAAACACCATACCCGGTGAAGGCTCAGCAGGGTTGCCAAACACCATACCTGGTGATTCTAATATGCCACCGCCATACTTGGAAGGCTCTGCAGGGTTGCCAAACACCATAACTGGTAATGCTTATAGGCCTGCACCATACATGGAAAGCTCTAAGGGCTTGCCAAACACCATACCTGGTGATTCTAATAGACCACCACAATACTTGGAAGGCTCTGTTGGGTTACCAAACACCATAACCGGTAATACATATAGGCCTCTACCATACTTGGAAGGCTCTACGGGGTTGCCAAACACCATACCGCCACCATATCAGTTTGCTGATACTGTTCCAGCAACTGAACTATACCAAAGCAGTGGCTCACGAGCAGTTGGTTTTCATCCTTCGTCCTCCTTGTACTGGCAGAGATAG